A DNA window from Bos indicus x Bos taurus breed Angus x Brahman F1 hybrid chromosome 16, Bos_hybrid_MaternalHap_v2.0, whole genome shotgun sequence contains the following coding sequences:
- the TP73 gene encoding tumor protein p73 isoform X1 gives MSQSTQPAAADEGATFQHLWSSLEPDSTYFDLPQPGQGNEEVAGGAEAGMDVFHLPGMTTSVMSQFNLLSSTMDQMSSRAASASPYTPEHAASVPTHSPYAQPSSTFDTMSPAPVIPSNTDYPGPHHFEVTFQQSSTAKSATWTYSPLLKKLYCQIAKTCPIQIKVSAPPPPGTAIRAMPVYKKAEHVTEVVKRCPNHELGRDFNEGQSAPASHLIRVEGNNLSQYVDDPVTGRQSVMVPYEPPQVGTEFTTILYNFMCNSSCVGGMNRRPILIIITLETRDGQVLGRRSFEGRICACPGRDRKADEDHYREQQALNESAAKSGAASKRAFKQSPPTAPALGTNVKKRRHGDDDVYYIHVRGRENFEILMKVKESLELMELVPQQLVDSYRQQQQQLLQRPSHLQPPSYGPVLSPMSKAHGAVNKLPSVNQLVGQPPPHGSAAGPNLGPMGPGILNNHGHTLPANGEMNGGPSSQSMVSGSHCTPPPPYHADSSLVSFLTGLGCPNCIEYFTSQGLQNIYHLQNLTIEDLGALKIPDQYRMTIWRGLQDLKQSHDYSAQQLIRSSSNAATIAIGGSGELQRQRVMEAVHFRVRHTITIPNRGGPAGGAGPDEWADFGFDLPDCKSRKQSIKEEFTESEAN, from the exons TCCCAGTTCAATTTGCTGAGCAGCACCATGGACCAGATGAGCAGCCGCGCGGCCTCGGCCAGCCCCTACACCCCAGAGCACGCCGCCAGCGTGCCCACCCACTCGCCCTACGCGCAGCCCAGCTCCACCTTCGACACCATGTCACCCGCGCCCGTCATCCCCTCCAACACTGACTACCCTGGCCCCCACCACTTCGAGGTGACCTTCCAGCAGTCGAGCACAGCCAAGTCGGCCACCTGGACG TACTCCCCGCTGCTGAAGAAGCTCTACTGCCAAATCGCCAAGACGTGCCCCATCCAGATCAAGGTGTCCGCCCCGCCGCCCCCAGGCACCGCCATCCGCGCCATGCCCGTCTATAAGAAGGCGGAGCACGTGACCGAGGTTGTGAAGCGCTGCCCCAACCACGAGCTCGGGCGGGACTTCAATGAAG GACAGTCCGCTCCCGCCAGCCACCTCATCCGTGTGGAGGGCAACAACCTCTCGCAGTACGTGGACGACCCAGTCACCGGCCGGCAGAGCGTCATGGTGCCCTATGAGCCCCCGCAG GTGGGGACAGAGTTCACCACCATCCTGTACAACTTCATGTGCAACAGCAGCTGTGTTGGGGGCATGAACCGGCGGCCCATCCTCATCATCATCACCCTGGAGACACGGGA CGGACAGGTGCTGGGCCGCCGGTCCTTCGAGGGCCGCATCTGTGCCTGTCCTGGCCGGGACCGCAAAGCAGATGAAGACCACTACCGTGAGCAGCAGGCCCTCAACGAGAGTGCTGCCAAGAGCGGGGCTGCCAGCAAGCGCG CCTTCAAGCAGAGCCCCCCTACCGCTCCTGCCCTGGGCACCAATGTGAAGAAGAGGCGGCATGGTGACGATGACGTGTACTACATACAC GTGCGGGGCCGGGAGAACTTTGAGATCCTGATGAAGGTCAAGGAGAGCCTGGAGCTGATGGAGCTGGTGCCCCAGCAGCTGGTGGACTCCTaccggcagcagcagcagcagctcctgcagaGGCC GAGCCACCTTCAGCCTCCATCCTATGGGCCTGTCCTCTCGCCCATGAGCAAAGCGCATGGGGCCGTCAACAAGCTGCCCTCAGTCAACCAGCTGGTGGGCCAGCCTCCCCCGCATGGCTCAGCGGCTGGGCCCAACCTGGGACCCATGG GCCCCGGGATACTCAACAACCATGGCCACACCCTGCCGGCCAATGGGGAGATGAATGGTGGCCCCAGCTCCCAGTCCATGGTCTCGGGGTCCCACTGTACCCCGCCACCCCCCTACCATGCTGACTCCAGCCTGGTCAG TTTTCTAACAGGATTGGGGTGTCCAAACTGCATCGAATATTTCACCTCCCAGGGCTTACAGAACATTTACCACCTGCAGAACCTGACGATAGAG GACCTGGGGGCCCTGAAGATCCCCGACCAGTACCGCATGACCATCTGGAGGGGCCTCCAGGACCTGAAGCAGAGCCACGACTACAGCGCCCAGCAGCTGATCCGCTCCAGCAGCAACGCGGCCACCATCGCCATCGGGGGCTCGGGGGAACTTCAGCGCCAGCGGGTCATGGAGGCCGTGCACTTCCGCGTGCGCCACACCATCACCATCCCCAACCGCGGGGGCCCCGCCGGGGGCGCGGGGCCCGACGAGTGGGCCGATTTCGGCTTCGACCTCCCGGACTGTAAGTCCCGCAAACAGTCCATCAAAGAGGAGTTCACGGAGAGCGAGGCCAACTGA
- the TP73 gene encoding tumor protein p73 isoform X2 — translation MLFVSDPMQHFASSQFNLLSSTMDQMSSRAASASPYTPEHAASVPTHSPYAQPSSTFDTMSPAPVIPSNTDYPGPHHFEVTFQQSSTAKSATWTYSPLLKKLYCQIAKTCPIQIKVSAPPPPGTAIRAMPVYKKAEHVTEVVKRCPNHELGRDFNEGQSAPASHLIRVEGNNLSQYVDDPVTGRQSVMVPYEPPQVGTEFTTILYNFMCNSSCVGGMNRRPILIIITLETRDGQVLGRRSFEGRICACPGRDRKADEDHYREQQALNESAAKSGAASKRAFKQSPPTAPALGTNVKKRRHGDDDVYYIHVRGRENFEILMKVKESLELMELVPQQLVDSYRQQQQQLLQRPSHLQPPSYGPVLSPMSKAHGAVNKLPSVNQLVGQPPPHGSAAGPNLGPMGPGILNNHGHTLPANGEMNGGPSSQSMVSGSHCTPPPPYHADSSLVSFLTGLGCPNCIEYFTSQGLQNIYHLQNLTIEDLGALKIPDQYRMTIWRGLQDLKQSHDYSAQQLIRSSSNAATIAIGGSGELQRQRVMEAVHFRVRHTITIPNRGGPAGGAGPDEWADFGFDLPDCKSRKQSIKEEFTESEAN, via the exons TCCCAGTTCAATTTGCTGAGCAGCACCATGGACCAGATGAGCAGCCGCGCGGCCTCGGCCAGCCCCTACACCCCAGAGCACGCCGCCAGCGTGCCCACCCACTCGCCCTACGCGCAGCCCAGCTCCACCTTCGACACCATGTCACCCGCGCCCGTCATCCCCTCCAACACTGACTACCCTGGCCCCCACCACTTCGAGGTGACCTTCCAGCAGTCGAGCACAGCCAAGTCGGCCACCTGGACG TACTCCCCGCTGCTGAAGAAGCTCTACTGCCAAATCGCCAAGACGTGCCCCATCCAGATCAAGGTGTCCGCCCCGCCGCCCCCAGGCACCGCCATCCGCGCCATGCCCGTCTATAAGAAGGCGGAGCACGTGACCGAGGTTGTGAAGCGCTGCCCCAACCACGAGCTCGGGCGGGACTTCAATGAAG GACAGTCCGCTCCCGCCAGCCACCTCATCCGTGTGGAGGGCAACAACCTCTCGCAGTACGTGGACGACCCAGTCACCGGCCGGCAGAGCGTCATGGTGCCCTATGAGCCCCCGCAG GTGGGGACAGAGTTCACCACCATCCTGTACAACTTCATGTGCAACAGCAGCTGTGTTGGGGGCATGAACCGGCGGCCCATCCTCATCATCATCACCCTGGAGACACGGGA CGGACAGGTGCTGGGCCGCCGGTCCTTCGAGGGCCGCATCTGTGCCTGTCCTGGCCGGGACCGCAAAGCAGATGAAGACCACTACCGTGAGCAGCAGGCCCTCAACGAGAGTGCTGCCAAGAGCGGGGCTGCCAGCAAGCGCG CCTTCAAGCAGAGCCCCCCTACCGCTCCTGCCCTGGGCACCAATGTGAAGAAGAGGCGGCATGGTGACGATGACGTGTACTACATACAC GTGCGGGGCCGGGAGAACTTTGAGATCCTGATGAAGGTCAAGGAGAGCCTGGAGCTGATGGAGCTGGTGCCCCAGCAGCTGGTGGACTCCTaccggcagcagcagcagcagctcctgcagaGGCC GAGCCACCTTCAGCCTCCATCCTATGGGCCTGTCCTCTCGCCCATGAGCAAAGCGCATGGGGCCGTCAACAAGCTGCCCTCAGTCAACCAGCTGGTGGGCCAGCCTCCCCCGCATGGCTCAGCGGCTGGGCCCAACCTGGGACCCATGG GCCCCGGGATACTCAACAACCATGGCCACACCCTGCCGGCCAATGGGGAGATGAATGGTGGCCCCAGCTCCCAGTCCATGGTCTCGGGGTCCCACTGTACCCCGCCACCCCCCTACCATGCTGACTCCAGCCTGGTCAG TTTTCTAACAGGATTGGGGTGTCCAAACTGCATCGAATATTTCACCTCCCAGGGCTTACAGAACATTTACCACCTGCAGAACCTGACGATAGAG GACCTGGGGGCCCTGAAGATCCCCGACCAGTACCGCATGACCATCTGGAGGGGCCTCCAGGACCTGAAGCAGAGCCACGACTACAGCGCCCAGCAGCTGATCCGCTCCAGCAGCAACGCGGCCACCATCGCCATCGGGGGCTCGGGGGAACTTCAGCGCCAGCGGGTCATGGAGGCCGTGCACTTCCGCGTGCGCCACACCATCACCATCCCCAACCGCGGGGGCCCCGCCGGGGGCGCGGGGCCCGACGAGTGGGCCGATTTCGGCTTCGACCTCCCGGACTGTAAGTCCCGCAAACAGTCCATCAAAGAGGAGTTCACGGAGAGCGAGGCCAACTGA